One window of Dysidea avara chromosome 11, odDysAvar1.4, whole genome shotgun sequence genomic DNA carries:
- the LOC136237815 gene encoding mucin-like protein isoform X1 — MYIPVGIVSLTTVLLLVAFSGCALTQITDTGSGSGSGTGNMPSSAVLPFLSFADGKKQLRRYLDGVSDTIYIPNGFPFGLQTHTLAYVSTNGVISFSRPFYYWWPFPFPGFYYLRRFHVVAPYWSDNDIRREGEVSYEIFEKGRSSYDDVLLDRVNTYLTANMMTNFSGTFMILAEWRDVHPYPHGSSYFYYFQIYYPTIRSFTNQMNTYQAVVITDGSESYAVFTYMCDLMKWSGLYNNPTIGFNAAGTFFANHPLTANRDANQIDCTGEHQYNNVMYKISADPDLIEQQRRKCLSWYFSDIESYGSSESMTEFSKGQIACPCSWRQARWERRYWFFTIKDDSFCYIERFRNALGGAQECCYSRSSTSFGALVLQGRSSGGLLRYHPYWSWIINYPNYILYDRNAQDTCCLSEVGFCKFYHERRPPNDCTGYVPQRRAWAGGDPHITTLDGRRYTFNGWGEYVLLRTTSSDFKFQGRTQPPANSTATIFSAFVLQEANDVVEVSIDTSGESFAVIFNSVDMSDNLTSVGDNITSSSAFVEKSSNNSIAVSFPSGVGITINVTAGLLVYTLEVPPSLEGTTSGLLGNYNGNNSDEFVFRNGTMISNSSPDAVIHQFGQSWQVTGAESLFTYTLGENVDTYSVPDHIPPFLDEILSSLMGNSSLLDVCGDNVECLFDFNQTGDPNVGMAAMIVENQIATEMNDASSFPPNITAPEIFLATVGEDSVYTFTVTSDSDNINVMVLHDGEDMLPDSVMMNDLDGDSYSITWTADNSTVLNLTIVANDPSKENISSLFIPTVHLCACENGGNCTTSGLLNIDTTFVVLNCECPAGYDGEYCQNDADGCDIISCLEGQQCFDYPAPLVGAECSCPSGYAAGNDSKCVDIDECANSSSNVCTQQCVNTPGSYQCDCYDGYQPVDVNATQCEDIDECMEYNDCHQICTNTNGSYECSCNPGFMLMNDNRTCTAITECNVDNPCQEECAIVDLIETCFCPPHYEVDPSNSTTCRDIDECGMDGACDQTCTNTDGSFVCSCDSGYALDGNGRDCNDIDECLAVVCPTNMICINTVGGYNCSCPQGTIRNGSNCDLEVLVPPPRLVITPSTITTVSVSSPTNSPSVTPTLNVIPTPIEKSDDTELSVGALVGIIFGGIIVIIIVVCLATLLIYVVKVRILSAKKISKVLPANESLVIHNTKAAELQMDIISIDENE, encoded by the exons ATGTACATACCGGTTGGGATTGTTTCACTAACAACTGTGTTGTTGCTGGTGGCCTTCAGTGGTTGTGCATTGACACAAATCACTGATACAGGCAGTGGATCTGGGAGTGGTACTG GTAATATGCCAAGTTCTGCTGTGCTTCCATTTCTTTCATTTGCTGATGGGAAGAAACAACTAAGACGGTACCTTGATGGAGTGTCTGACACAATCTATATCCCCAATGGATTTCCATTTGGGCTTCAAACCCACACACTGGCTTAT GTTAGTACCAATGGAGTGATCTCGTTCAGTAGACCGTTCTATTATTGGTGGCCTTTTCCATTTCCTGGTTTCTACTATCTGAGACGATTTCATGTTGTGGCTCCATATTGGTCTGATAATGACATTCGTAGAGAAGGAGAAGTGTCTTATGAGATATTTGAGAAAGGAAGAAGTAGCTATGATGATGTGTTGTTGGATAGAGTGAATACATACCTTACTGCTAATATGATGACAAACTTTTCTGGTACATTTATGATCCTGGCAGAATGGCGAGATGTTCATCCTTACCCTCATGGATCCAGCTATTTCTATTATTTTCAAATTTACTATCCTACAATCAGAAGTTTTACAAATCAG ATGAACACTTATCAAGCAGTGGTGATCACTGATGGATCAGAGTCTTATGCAGTGTttacatacatgtgtgactTGATGAAATGGAGTGGCTTGTATAATAACCCTACTATTGGATTTAATGCTGCTGGAACTTTTTTTGCCAACCATCCTTTAACTGCTAACCGAGATGCCAACCAAATTGACTGCACTGGTGAACAccagtacaacaatgttatGTATAAGATAAGTGCTGATCCTGATTTAATCGAGCAGCAACGAAGGAAGTGTCTTTCATGGTATTTCTCAGACATAGAGTCTTATGGAAGTAGTGAAAGCATGACCGAATTTAGCAAGGGTCAAATTGCATGCCCTTGTTCCTGGCGACAGGCACGATGGGAGAGACGGTACTGGTTCTTCACCATCAAAGACGATTCATTTTGCTATATTGAAAGATTTCGAAATGCATTAGGTGGAGCACAAGAGTGTTGTTACTCAAGATCTAGCACTTCATTTGGAGCACTAGTTCTTCAAGGAAGAAGTAGTGGAGGATTACTCAGATATCATCCATACTGGTCATGGATAATAAACTATCCCAACTACATTCTGTATGACAGGAATGCTCAGGACACATGTTGTTTAAGCGAAGTAGGCTTTTGTAAGTTCTATCATGAGAGGAGACCACCAAATGATTGTACAGGATATGTTCCTCAACGTAGAG CCTGGGCAGGAGGAGATCCTCACATCACCACTCTTGATGGTCGCAGATACACTTTTAATGGATGGGGAGAATATGTGTTATTGAGGACAACTAGTAGTGACTTTAAATTTCAAGGGAGAACCCAACCTCCTGCTAACTCCACTGCCACTATATTTTCTGCATTTGTGTTACAAGAAGCAAATGATGTTGTTGAG GTCAGTATTGATACCAGTGGTGAATCGTTTGCTGTGATATTCAACAGTGTTGATATGTCTGATAATTTGACCTCAGTTGGTGACAACATCACATCTTCATCAGCTTTTGTTGAAAAGAGTAGTAACAATTCCATAGCAGTATCATTTCCATCAGGAGTAGGAATAACCATCAATGTTACAGCTGGATTGTTAGTGTATACTTTAGAAGTTCCACCATCTCTTGAAGGAACCACTTCTGGTTTATTGGGTAACTACAATGGTAATAATTCTGATGAATTTGTGTTTCGTAATGGAACTATGATTTCAAACTCATCACCAGATGCAGTAATCCATCAATTTGGACAATCCT GGCAAGTCACTGGTGCAGAAAGTCTCTTCACGTATACATTAGGTGAAAATGTGGACACCTATTCAGTTCCTGACCACATCCCACCATTTTTGGATGAGATTTTATCTAGTTTAATGGGGAACTCATCTTTGCTAGACGTATGTGGTGATAATGTTGAGTGTTTGTTTGATTTCAACCAAACTGGTGATCCTAATGTTGGCATGGCTGCAATGATAGTTGAAAATCAAATAGCAACagagatgaatgatgcat CAAGTTTCCCTCCAAACATAACTGCACCAGAAATATTCCTGGCTACAGTTGGGGAAGACTCAGTGTACACATTTACAGTTACTAGTGATAGTGATAATATTAATGTGATGGTACTACATGATGGGGAGGATATGTTACCTGATAGTGTGATGATGAATGATCTTGATGGTGACAGTTATTCCATAACATGGACTGCTGATAACTCTACTGTACTAAATCTGACAATAGTAGCTAATGATCCCAGTAAAGAAAATATCTCATCATTGTTTATTCCAACTGTTCATTTGTGTGCTTGTGAGAATGGAGGCAACTGCACTACTAGTGGTTTATTGAACATTGACACTACTTTTGTAGTACTGAATTGTGAATGCCCAGCAG GTTATGATGGGGAATACTGTCAGAATGATGCTGATGGTTGTGACATAATTTCATGCCTTGAAGGTCAACAATGTTTTGACTACCCTGCTCCACTGGTTGGAGCAGAATGTTCTTGTCCTAGTGGATATGCTGCTGGAAATGACTCTAAATGTGTTG ATATTGATGAATGTGCTAACAGTTCCAGTAATGTATGTACTCAACAGTGTGTGAACACTCCTGGTAGTTATCAGTGTGACTGTTATGATGGATATCAACCAGTTGATGTTAATGCCACTCAGTGTGAAG ACATTGATGAGTGTATGGAGTACAATGATTGTCATCAGATATGTACCAATACTAATGGATCTTATGAATGTAGTTGTAACCCAGGATTTATGTTAATGAATGATAATAGGACTTGTAcag CTATCACTGAATGCAATGTTGACAATCCATGTCAAGAAGAGTGCGCCATTGTTGACCTGATTGAAACATGCTTTTGTCCTCCTCATTATGAAGTAGACCCAAGTAATTCAACAACATGCAGGG ATATTGATGAGTGTGGCATGGATGGAGCTTGTGATcaaacctgtacaaacacagaTGGCTCATTTGTGTGTTCATGTGATAGCGGATATGCATTAGATGGAAATGGAAGAGATTGTAATG ATATTGATGAATGTCTTGCTGTTGTATGTCCAACAAATATGATCTGTATTAACACAGTTGGTGGTTATAATTGTAGTTGTCCTCAGGGAACAATAAGGAATGGATCAAACTGCGATT TGGAAGTACTTGTACCCCCACCAAGACTGGTCATTACTCCATCAACTATAACAACTGTTTCTGTATCATCACCCACTAACTCTCCCAGTGTAACACCAACTTTGAATGTAATACCAAcacctattgaaaaatcagatGACACAGAGCTTTCTGTTGGAGCTCTTGTGGGTATTATATTTGGAggcattattgttattattattgtagtgtGCTTGGCAACACTTTTGATCTACGTAGTAAAAGTTAG GATATTATCAGCTAAAAAGATATCTAAAGTACTTCCAGCAAATGAATCCTTGGTAATACATAACACTAAAGCAGCTGAGTTACAGATGGATATCATATCAATTGATGAAAATGAATAG
- the LOC136237815 gene encoding mucin-like protein isoform X2 gives MPSSAVLPFLSFADGKKQLRRYLDGVSDTIYIPNGFPFGLQTHTLAYVSTNGVISFSRPFYYWWPFPFPGFYYLRRFHVVAPYWSDNDIRREGEVSYEIFEKGRSSYDDVLLDRVNTYLTANMMTNFSGTFMILAEWRDVHPYPHGSSYFYYFQIYYPTIRSFTNQMNTYQAVVITDGSESYAVFTYMCDLMKWSGLYNNPTIGFNAAGTFFANHPLTANRDANQIDCTGEHQYNNVMYKISADPDLIEQQRRKCLSWYFSDIESYGSSESMTEFSKGQIACPCSWRQARWERRYWFFTIKDDSFCYIERFRNALGGAQECCYSRSSTSFGALVLQGRSSGGLLRYHPYWSWIINYPNYILYDRNAQDTCCLSEVGFCKFYHERRPPNDCTGYVPQRRAWAGGDPHITTLDGRRYTFNGWGEYVLLRTTSSDFKFQGRTQPPANSTATIFSAFVLQEANDVVEVSIDTSGESFAVIFNSVDMSDNLTSVGDNITSSSAFVEKSSNNSIAVSFPSGVGITINVTAGLLVYTLEVPPSLEGTTSGLLGNYNGNNSDEFVFRNGTMISNSSPDAVIHQFGQSWQVTGAESLFTYTLGENVDTYSVPDHIPPFLDEILSSLMGNSSLLDVCGDNVECLFDFNQTGDPNVGMAAMIVENQIATEMNDASSFPPNITAPEIFLATVGEDSVYTFTVTSDSDNINVMVLHDGEDMLPDSVMMNDLDGDSYSITWTADNSTVLNLTIVANDPSKENISSLFIPTVHLCACENGGNCTTSGLLNIDTTFVVLNCECPAGYDGEYCQNDADGCDIISCLEGQQCFDYPAPLVGAECSCPSGYAAGNDSKCVDIDECANSSSNVCTQQCVNTPGSYQCDCYDGYQPVDVNATQCEDIDECMEYNDCHQICTNTNGSYECSCNPGFMLMNDNRTCTAITECNVDNPCQEECAIVDLIETCFCPPHYEVDPSNSTTCRDIDECGMDGACDQTCTNTDGSFVCSCDSGYALDGNGRDCNDIDECLAVVCPTNMICINTVGGYNCSCPQGTIRNGSNCDLEVLVPPPRLVITPSTITTVSVSSPTNSPSVTPTLNVIPTPIEKSDDTELSVGALVGIIFGGIIVIIIVVCLATLLIYVVKVRILSAKKISKVLPANESLVIHNTKAAELQMDIISIDENE, from the exons ATGCCAAGTTCTGCTGTGCTTCCATTTCTTTCATTTGCTGATGGGAAGAAACAACTAAGACGGTACCTTGATGGAGTGTCTGACACAATCTATATCCCCAATGGATTTCCATTTGGGCTTCAAACCCACACACTGGCTTAT GTTAGTACCAATGGAGTGATCTCGTTCAGTAGACCGTTCTATTATTGGTGGCCTTTTCCATTTCCTGGTTTCTACTATCTGAGACGATTTCATGTTGTGGCTCCATATTGGTCTGATAATGACATTCGTAGAGAAGGAGAAGTGTCTTATGAGATATTTGAGAAAGGAAGAAGTAGCTATGATGATGTGTTGTTGGATAGAGTGAATACATACCTTACTGCTAATATGATGACAAACTTTTCTGGTACATTTATGATCCTGGCAGAATGGCGAGATGTTCATCCTTACCCTCATGGATCCAGCTATTTCTATTATTTTCAAATTTACTATCCTACAATCAGAAGTTTTACAAATCAG ATGAACACTTATCAAGCAGTGGTGATCACTGATGGATCAGAGTCTTATGCAGTGTttacatacatgtgtgactTGATGAAATGGAGTGGCTTGTATAATAACCCTACTATTGGATTTAATGCTGCTGGAACTTTTTTTGCCAACCATCCTTTAACTGCTAACCGAGATGCCAACCAAATTGACTGCACTGGTGAACAccagtacaacaatgttatGTATAAGATAAGTGCTGATCCTGATTTAATCGAGCAGCAACGAAGGAAGTGTCTTTCATGGTATTTCTCAGACATAGAGTCTTATGGAAGTAGTGAAAGCATGACCGAATTTAGCAAGGGTCAAATTGCATGCCCTTGTTCCTGGCGACAGGCACGATGGGAGAGACGGTACTGGTTCTTCACCATCAAAGACGATTCATTTTGCTATATTGAAAGATTTCGAAATGCATTAGGTGGAGCACAAGAGTGTTGTTACTCAAGATCTAGCACTTCATTTGGAGCACTAGTTCTTCAAGGAAGAAGTAGTGGAGGATTACTCAGATATCATCCATACTGGTCATGGATAATAAACTATCCCAACTACATTCTGTATGACAGGAATGCTCAGGACACATGTTGTTTAAGCGAAGTAGGCTTTTGTAAGTTCTATCATGAGAGGAGACCACCAAATGATTGTACAGGATATGTTCCTCAACGTAGAG CCTGGGCAGGAGGAGATCCTCACATCACCACTCTTGATGGTCGCAGATACACTTTTAATGGATGGGGAGAATATGTGTTATTGAGGACAACTAGTAGTGACTTTAAATTTCAAGGGAGAACCCAACCTCCTGCTAACTCCACTGCCACTATATTTTCTGCATTTGTGTTACAAGAAGCAAATGATGTTGTTGAG GTCAGTATTGATACCAGTGGTGAATCGTTTGCTGTGATATTCAACAGTGTTGATATGTCTGATAATTTGACCTCAGTTGGTGACAACATCACATCTTCATCAGCTTTTGTTGAAAAGAGTAGTAACAATTCCATAGCAGTATCATTTCCATCAGGAGTAGGAATAACCATCAATGTTACAGCTGGATTGTTAGTGTATACTTTAGAAGTTCCACCATCTCTTGAAGGAACCACTTCTGGTTTATTGGGTAACTACAATGGTAATAATTCTGATGAATTTGTGTTTCGTAATGGAACTATGATTTCAAACTCATCACCAGATGCAGTAATCCATCAATTTGGACAATCCT GGCAAGTCACTGGTGCAGAAAGTCTCTTCACGTATACATTAGGTGAAAATGTGGACACCTATTCAGTTCCTGACCACATCCCACCATTTTTGGATGAGATTTTATCTAGTTTAATGGGGAACTCATCTTTGCTAGACGTATGTGGTGATAATGTTGAGTGTTTGTTTGATTTCAACCAAACTGGTGATCCTAATGTTGGCATGGCTGCAATGATAGTTGAAAATCAAATAGCAACagagatgaatgatgcat CAAGTTTCCCTCCAAACATAACTGCACCAGAAATATTCCTGGCTACAGTTGGGGAAGACTCAGTGTACACATTTACAGTTACTAGTGATAGTGATAATATTAATGTGATGGTACTACATGATGGGGAGGATATGTTACCTGATAGTGTGATGATGAATGATCTTGATGGTGACAGTTATTCCATAACATGGACTGCTGATAACTCTACTGTACTAAATCTGACAATAGTAGCTAATGATCCCAGTAAAGAAAATATCTCATCATTGTTTATTCCAACTGTTCATTTGTGTGCTTGTGAGAATGGAGGCAACTGCACTACTAGTGGTTTATTGAACATTGACACTACTTTTGTAGTACTGAATTGTGAATGCCCAGCAG GTTATGATGGGGAATACTGTCAGAATGATGCTGATGGTTGTGACATAATTTCATGCCTTGAAGGTCAACAATGTTTTGACTACCCTGCTCCACTGGTTGGAGCAGAATGTTCTTGTCCTAGTGGATATGCTGCTGGAAATGACTCTAAATGTGTTG ATATTGATGAATGTGCTAACAGTTCCAGTAATGTATGTACTCAACAGTGTGTGAACACTCCTGGTAGTTATCAGTGTGACTGTTATGATGGATATCAACCAGTTGATGTTAATGCCACTCAGTGTGAAG ACATTGATGAGTGTATGGAGTACAATGATTGTCATCAGATATGTACCAATACTAATGGATCTTATGAATGTAGTTGTAACCCAGGATTTATGTTAATGAATGATAATAGGACTTGTAcag CTATCACTGAATGCAATGTTGACAATCCATGTCAAGAAGAGTGCGCCATTGTTGACCTGATTGAAACATGCTTTTGTCCTCCTCATTATGAAGTAGACCCAAGTAATTCAACAACATGCAGGG ATATTGATGAGTGTGGCATGGATGGAGCTTGTGATcaaacctgtacaaacacagaTGGCTCATTTGTGTGTTCATGTGATAGCGGATATGCATTAGATGGAAATGGAAGAGATTGTAATG ATATTGATGAATGTCTTGCTGTTGTATGTCCAACAAATATGATCTGTATTAACACAGTTGGTGGTTATAATTGTAGTTGTCCTCAGGGAACAATAAGGAATGGATCAAACTGCGATT TGGAAGTACTTGTACCCCCACCAAGACTGGTCATTACTCCATCAACTATAACAACTGTTTCTGTATCATCACCCACTAACTCTCCCAGTGTAACACCAACTTTGAATGTAATACCAAcacctattgaaaaatcagatGACACAGAGCTTTCTGTTGGAGCTCTTGTGGGTATTATATTTGGAggcattattgttattattattgtagtgtGCTTGGCAACACTTTTGATCTACGTAGTAAAAGTTAG GATATTATCAGCTAAAAAGATATCTAAAGTACTTCCAGCAAATGAATCCTTGGTAATACATAACACTAAAGCAGCTGAGTTACAGATGGATATCATATCAATTGATGAAAATGAATAG
- the LOC136237815 gene encoding mucin-like protein isoform X3 yields MYIPVGIVSLTTVLLLVAFSGCALTQITDTGSGSGSGTGNMPSSAVLPFLSFADGKKQLRRYLDGVSDTIYIPNGFPFGLQTHTLAYVSTNGVISFSRPFYYWWPFPFPGFYYLRRFHVVAPYWSDNDIRREGEVSYEIFEKGRSSYDDVLLDRVNTYLTANMMTNFSGTFMILAEWRDVHPYPHGSSYFYYFQIYYPTIRSFTNQMNTYQAVVITDGSESYAVFTYMCDLMKWSGLYNNPTIGFNAAGTFFANHPLTANRDANQIDCTGEHQYNNVMYKISADPDLIEQQRRKCLSWYFSDIESYGSSESMTEFSKGQIACPCSWRQARWERRYWFFTIKDDSFCYIERFRNALGGAQECCYSRSSTSFGALVLQGRSSGGLLRYHPYWSWIINYPNYILYDRNAQDTCCLSEVGFCKFYHERRPPNDCTGYVPQRRAWAGGDPHITTLDGRRYTFNGWGEYVLLRTTSSDFKFQGRTQPPANSTATIFSAFVLQEANDVVEVSIDTSGESFAVIFNSVDMSDNLTSVGDNITSSSAFVEKSSNNSIAVSFPSGVGITINVTAGLLVYTLEVPPSLEGTTSGLLGNYNGNNSDEFVFRNGTMISNSSPDAVIHQFGQSWQVTGAESLFTYTLGENVDTYSVPDHIPPFLDEILSSLMGNSSLLDVCGDNVECLFDFNQTGDPNVGMAAMIVENQIATEMNDASSFPPNITAPEIFLATVGEDSVYTFTVTSDSDNINVMVLHDGEDMLPDSVMMNDLDGDSYSITWTADNSTVLNLTIVANDPSKENISSLFIPTVHLCACENGGNCTTSGLLNIDTTFVVLNCECPAGYDGEYCQNDADGCDIISCLEGQQCFDYPAPLVGAECSCPSGYAAGNDSKCVDIDECANSSSNVCTQQCVNTPGSYQCDCYDGYQPVDVNATQCEDIDECMEYNDCHQICTNTNGSYECSCNPGFMLMNDNRTCTAITECNVDNPCQEECAIVDLIETCFCPPHYEVDPSNSTTCRDIDECGMDGACDQTCTNTDGSFVCSCDSGYALDGNGRDCNDIDECLAVVCPTNMICINTVGGYNCSCPQGTIRNGSNCDLEVLVPPPRLVITPSTITTVSVSSPTNSPSVTPTLNVIPTPIEKSDDTELSVGALCAWQHF; encoded by the exons ATGTACATACCGGTTGGGATTGTTTCACTAACAACTGTGTTGTTGCTGGTGGCCTTCAGTGGTTGTGCATTGACACAAATCACTGATACAGGCAGTGGATCTGGGAGTGGTACTG GTAATATGCCAAGTTCTGCTGTGCTTCCATTTCTTTCATTTGCTGATGGGAAGAAACAACTAAGACGGTACCTTGATGGAGTGTCTGACACAATCTATATCCCCAATGGATTTCCATTTGGGCTTCAAACCCACACACTGGCTTAT GTTAGTACCAATGGAGTGATCTCGTTCAGTAGACCGTTCTATTATTGGTGGCCTTTTCCATTTCCTGGTTTCTACTATCTGAGACGATTTCATGTTGTGGCTCCATATTGGTCTGATAATGACATTCGTAGAGAAGGAGAAGTGTCTTATGAGATATTTGAGAAAGGAAGAAGTAGCTATGATGATGTGTTGTTGGATAGAGTGAATACATACCTTACTGCTAATATGATGACAAACTTTTCTGGTACATTTATGATCCTGGCAGAATGGCGAGATGTTCATCCTTACCCTCATGGATCCAGCTATTTCTATTATTTTCAAATTTACTATCCTACAATCAGAAGTTTTACAAATCAG ATGAACACTTATCAAGCAGTGGTGATCACTGATGGATCAGAGTCTTATGCAGTGTttacatacatgtgtgactTGATGAAATGGAGTGGCTTGTATAATAACCCTACTATTGGATTTAATGCTGCTGGAACTTTTTTTGCCAACCATCCTTTAACTGCTAACCGAGATGCCAACCAAATTGACTGCACTGGTGAACAccagtacaacaatgttatGTATAAGATAAGTGCTGATCCTGATTTAATCGAGCAGCAACGAAGGAAGTGTCTTTCATGGTATTTCTCAGACATAGAGTCTTATGGAAGTAGTGAAAGCATGACCGAATTTAGCAAGGGTCAAATTGCATGCCCTTGTTCCTGGCGACAGGCACGATGGGAGAGACGGTACTGGTTCTTCACCATCAAAGACGATTCATTTTGCTATATTGAAAGATTTCGAAATGCATTAGGTGGAGCACAAGAGTGTTGTTACTCAAGATCTAGCACTTCATTTGGAGCACTAGTTCTTCAAGGAAGAAGTAGTGGAGGATTACTCAGATATCATCCATACTGGTCATGGATAATAAACTATCCCAACTACATTCTGTATGACAGGAATGCTCAGGACACATGTTGTTTAAGCGAAGTAGGCTTTTGTAAGTTCTATCATGAGAGGAGACCACCAAATGATTGTACAGGATATGTTCCTCAACGTAGAG CCTGGGCAGGAGGAGATCCTCACATCACCACTCTTGATGGTCGCAGATACACTTTTAATGGATGGGGAGAATATGTGTTATTGAGGACAACTAGTAGTGACTTTAAATTTCAAGGGAGAACCCAACCTCCTGCTAACTCCACTGCCACTATATTTTCTGCATTTGTGTTACAAGAAGCAAATGATGTTGTTGAG GTCAGTATTGATACCAGTGGTGAATCGTTTGCTGTGATATTCAACAGTGTTGATATGTCTGATAATTTGACCTCAGTTGGTGACAACATCACATCTTCATCAGCTTTTGTTGAAAAGAGTAGTAACAATTCCATAGCAGTATCATTTCCATCAGGAGTAGGAATAACCATCAATGTTACAGCTGGATTGTTAGTGTATACTTTAGAAGTTCCACCATCTCTTGAAGGAACCACTTCTGGTTTATTGGGTAACTACAATGGTAATAATTCTGATGAATTTGTGTTTCGTAATGGAACTATGATTTCAAACTCATCACCAGATGCAGTAATCCATCAATTTGGACAATCCT GGCAAGTCACTGGTGCAGAAAGTCTCTTCACGTATACATTAGGTGAAAATGTGGACACCTATTCAGTTCCTGACCACATCCCACCATTTTTGGATGAGATTTTATCTAGTTTAATGGGGAACTCATCTTTGCTAGACGTATGTGGTGATAATGTTGAGTGTTTGTTTGATTTCAACCAAACTGGTGATCCTAATGTTGGCATGGCTGCAATGATAGTTGAAAATCAAATAGCAACagagatgaatgatgcat CAAGTTTCCCTCCAAACATAACTGCACCAGAAATATTCCTGGCTACAGTTGGGGAAGACTCAGTGTACACATTTACAGTTACTAGTGATAGTGATAATATTAATGTGATGGTACTACATGATGGGGAGGATATGTTACCTGATAGTGTGATGATGAATGATCTTGATGGTGACAGTTATTCCATAACATGGACTGCTGATAACTCTACTGTACTAAATCTGACAATAGTAGCTAATGATCCCAGTAAAGAAAATATCTCATCATTGTTTATTCCAACTGTTCATTTGTGTGCTTGTGAGAATGGAGGCAACTGCACTACTAGTGGTTTATTGAACATTGACACTACTTTTGTAGTACTGAATTGTGAATGCCCAGCAG GTTATGATGGGGAATACTGTCAGAATGATGCTGATGGTTGTGACATAATTTCATGCCTTGAAGGTCAACAATGTTTTGACTACCCTGCTCCACTGGTTGGAGCAGAATGTTCTTGTCCTAGTGGATATGCTGCTGGAAATGACTCTAAATGTGTTG ATATTGATGAATGTGCTAACAGTTCCAGTAATGTATGTACTCAACAGTGTGTGAACACTCCTGGTAGTTATCAGTGTGACTGTTATGATGGATATCAACCAGTTGATGTTAATGCCACTCAGTGTGAAG ACATTGATGAGTGTATGGAGTACAATGATTGTCATCAGATATGTACCAATACTAATGGATCTTATGAATGTAGTTGTAACCCAGGATTTATGTTAATGAATGATAATAGGACTTGTAcag CTATCACTGAATGCAATGTTGACAATCCATGTCAAGAAGAGTGCGCCATTGTTGACCTGATTGAAACATGCTTTTGTCCTCCTCATTATGAAGTAGACCCAAGTAATTCAACAACATGCAGGG ATATTGATGAGTGTGGCATGGATGGAGCTTGTGATcaaacctgtacaaacacagaTGGCTCATTTGTGTGTTCATGTGATAGCGGATATGCATTAGATGGAAATGGAAGAGATTGTAATG ATATTGATGAATGTCTTGCTGTTGTATGTCCAACAAATATGATCTGTATTAACACAGTTGGTGGTTATAATTGTAGTTGTCCTCAGGGAACAATAAGGAATGGATCAAACTGCGATT TGGAAGTACTTGTACCCCCACCAAGACTGGTCATTACTCCATCAACTATAACAACTGTTTCTGTATCATCACCCACTAACTCTCCCAGTGTAACACCAACTTTGAATGTAATACCAAcacctattgaaaaatcagatGACACAGAGCTTTCTGTTGGAGCTCTT tgtGCTTGGCAACACTTTTGA